From the genome of Candidatus Obscuribacterales bacterium:
TGTGCGGACTCCGGTCTTCTTGCTCACGGGCAACCTGTGATTCCTGCGCTTAACCTGGTCTAACCTTAGGCTAGTGTGCCTTTTGGTCGCCGCTCATGGTATCACGACCGGACAAAACTGAGAAGGTTGGAATTGAAGGTCCCGGTCCATACTGAAGTGAAAATGGTTGAGGAGTCTTGTTGATGATACGGCCTTCAACTTTGCCGTGAATCTTCGGATCGAGTATCTTGCCTCTAATGTAATCGCCAATAGCGTCAACGATTGATTCTTTGTAGTCCGTTGCATCAATTGCTTTGTAGGCATCTTTAAGAGGTACGTCTCCCAAGAGTCCTGCTTTGTGTGCTTTGTCTATAAAGTGCCAGCGTGTTTGCCATCTGTAAGTTCTTGTCGGCTCTATCTCTGCTAGGTGACCGTTTTCATTGAGCATAATTTTACTGACTCTTTGTCCAACTGGTTTGCTCAAATCGAAAGTATAACTGCCGTTCATATGCAAGAGATTGCCTTGTGGATCATCAACCTTCGGCATGGATTTGCCAGTCAACATCCTGTTGAACATTTGTTTGATAAAGCCCTTGATGCCGGCATCTTGTGGTGCATTGAGATCAGCTATGCCAAACTCAAGCATGTCCTTGAATTGCTTGCCGGTGACATTCACCATAACTTGCTCGAGTTCTTCGTCCGATTTTTTACCGGCATTGATTATCACTTTGCACAAATCGAAGCGTGACAGTTCTTGTCCGCCTGGTATGCCTGTTCTTATGAAGCCGCTCTGGGCGGTAATGATGTCTGGTCTTATGTCCGGCGCAATGCGCTTTTGACTGTCCGCTACTAGAGCATCGACGATCAAATTAGCAGTTGGGTTTTCATCGCGACGAATGCTGTCTAAATTGTATTTAGCTGTTGCTGTTGCGTCGTATTTTTCTGCGTATAGATCATTGAGTTCTTTGGGTATTCTTTTATCAATGATTGATTTGATTACCGGATCTTCCTTAATGTCCTTCGTGACCGCATGCAGTCTACCGGTGGTTCTGAATTTATTGAGTGAACCGTCCGGATTGAACGCCAGGTTGTATTCGCCGATGTGAGACAGATAAGCGCCTGCCTGTATAATTGCGACATCGCGTTCGCCATTGTTGACGTACATGACTGTGCCGTAAGCTTGGTGAGAGTGAGCGTCAAATATGACAGAAACTTCCTTGAATTCTTGAGCCAACTTTCTGGTTATTTCATCGCCTAAATGTGCCTGGACCATGAAGATTTTGGTGTCCGGATGTTCTTCTTTGACTTGTGCCAATACTTCTTTGAGTCGTTTAGCAGCGTCTATGTATTTGATTCCGCCGACTGCGCCTTCTTCGGTGGTCAGACCAATGGTCGCTGCTTTGACCGGTTTACCGTTGGGCCCTTTCAATTCGTGGACAATGTAAGGCTCGAATATCTCTCGCAAGTTCTTCGCGGCTTCTTCAGGCAGTTCTGAAAGATCCAGGTTGCTTGTTACAATTGGTCGGCGCTTGCCGGTGATTGTATTTTGCTGATTGATATATTCTGGCAGCGTCACGATGTCAGACCCACCGCCTGCCTTATCGAAAGGATGGTTGCCCCAGCCTTCAACATCTAAGTCCATAGCTCTGACGATTTCGTCTTCGCCTTTGCCCCAGCCTGTCCATGGAGCTGAGACGTTGGCGTTTTCCAAATCGCCGCCCTGGCGCTTCTGGTAGTTGCGTGCGGTTCTTTGATTTTCCATTACTGGTTCTTGACCGGTGAATTGTTTCCACCAGCGACCAGTACGTTCTTTCTCGGGTACTTCACTCCAAATTGGACTGTTCGTTTCCATCGTTTTGGATTTAGTGCCCAGATCATTCATTAGTGTATTTGCTCTGGCAAAATTTCGATCGCCAAGCATTTGTCCATGTCCGTCATTGAAATAAGAGACGTCCATGCGAGTGAGACCATCGTCTCCATTTAAATGAGCTTTGAAATAGCGTCCTATAGTCTTGCCATGAATGGCAGATGTAATAAGCCCTGCTGATCCACCACCAATTAGCGTTCCTAAAGTTGTATCAACACCGATTTGAGAGATAGTTTTTATTGTGCCTTGCGTTGCATCTTTGTTTATTTCGTCGCGATTTTCCCATGCGCGATGAGGTACTGACCAGGTAAGAGAGCCGACAAAGCCTCCGGCAACTCCGCGCAGAACATTGTGAGTTATTTGCGGCAACACATCTTGCGACACGATGCGTTTGCCTTCAGTCAAAGCAGCCTTTTCAGAGACCATTCCTGTCGGAGATTTGCCCTTGATCCAGCTTGCAAATTCGTGCTTCAGTCCGCCGGCTGCGCTTGTTGAACCGCGTGTTAATTCGCGGCGGCCAACATAGCCTGTATACCAGTGCGAAGCTTTTTGTTCGGCCATGCTACCTGTGATACCGGCAACTGCATCGAGTGCGCCTGTGTAGTAGTCGTTAGTGCTGGCGCTTTTGTCTTTGCCGCTTAAATGCAGCATGCTGTCCAGTCCTTCTTTGACGCCATGTTTTGACCAACCACCTAAGACAGGAGCTAGTGCTACTGTGCCTGCTTTTAGTAATTGATAGCGCTTCATTGCAGCGCCGGCGCTAAATGTAAGAATGCCTGTTAGTCCGGCTGCGAATGTACCAACTGCTTCCGAGCTGCCTTGCTTGAAGCCCGTTGTTTCCCAGAAAGGAGTATTTGCGGCAGAGGCTTCTTGGGCGAGCCTGGAAGACGACTCAAACGAGCCATGACCGTTGCGGTCGTTGCTTAACTCGAAGTTGCCTCTTTCTGGCAATTTAGGGACTCCTGAGGACTTTTATTGAAGAGAAATAGTAATGGTAAGAAATCCCTAAGGAAACAGTAAATTACGTATAGTGTTTCGTAATTACCCCCATAAAAGCATTATTTTTTGCCGAAAAGTGGCTCTATCGGCTACGATTCTGCAAATGACTGGTTGTTACCCTTTAATGCTTATCGAGGATGCACCTGGGTCTTGTGCCCAGTGCGGTGCCGCTTTGTGCCTTCGCAAACAAGTTATTAACCTGGCTTTGGGCAATTCGGAAACGATGAAATGCCTTGAGTGTTTGGGAAAAGAAATGGGACAGAACCCTGTTGCCGTTTTGGATAGAGTTAAGGGCTATGTCGATAGCCGGGACTGTTTCAGAAAGCAATGGATTCGCTATGAAACAAAAGATTGGTGCCCTGAGCCGAGTAGATGTTTTCCAGGAGAGTGTTTCAAATGAATTTGAAGCTGGATTTGCGCGGTGTTGCCTGCCCGATGAATTTTGTGAAAACGCGACTGTTTTTGGACAAAATGGCAGTTGGGGATACTGTCGAAGTTTTGCTTGATGGTGGTGAACCGGTGGAGAGCGTAAGCTTGAGCGTTCAGCAAGAAGGGCATGCAGTTCTGGCAACGTCTCCTTCAGCCGAAGGACACTTTGTGGTTACTATCCGCAAGGACCTATAACAAGTAAATATTGAAAAGAACAAATATATATTAAATACAAACTGTTGACAAAATCCGCTCATTTTTAGAGGATCAACAGGTGTTTTACCTTTTTCACAAAGAAATCAACGGTGCCAGGCGCTTACTACTAAGCGTGTCTGCCTTTTCTGTAGTGGCTTTGCCAGCCTACGGACATGACTTTAAGGGTGATTTGAAGCCTGAGAAGGCGCCGGCTGGAGCTTCTTTTCATGGCAATATGTCGACTGGCGATGCGAAGCTCGACAATAACGACTATCACCTCGTCTATACAAAAGCCGAAGAAATGAGAAAAGCAGGCAACGAAAAAGAAGCTGCCGATTTGTATCTGCGAGCTGTTACCTTGGAACCCACTCTCTGGGTGGCATACCACCAACTAGCAAATTTGAAAGACGAACAAGGTCAAATTGATGCCGCGATGGCAAAGCTCAATGAATTGAAAGCAAAACAACCAAAAGAATTGATGTTGCGAGTTGCGTTGTCCGAACTGCTGGAAAAGCGTGGGGATTATTATCAAGCTTCTCGCGAGCTAGTTGATCTAGTTTATGCAAATTTAGTACCTGAAAAATACTCGAAGAAAATCAATGCGCGCATTCATTACCTTTTGAGCAAATCAAAGCATGCCAACATCAATGTGCCGAATACTGAATTTGAAAACCTGCGTACAGAAGAAGAATTAGATACGGTGCCGCCACCACTTCCTGATCCAGGACTTGTGGTAAGAGATTTGGCATCAACGAAATCAAAAGAAATTCCTGCAATGCAGGGTACAGGACATACACAACTTCAGCCGTGAAAAACATGACTTTATATGTGTGCGCCGCAATTGCCTGTCTGGTTTATCTGTGCAGTTGTTCTAGTCGTGTTGCATCGCCGACATCTGAATTGCCGCAAGTTAATTACGGCGAAACTAAAACAGCCGAAGTTCAACCTGCAGAGCATGATCCGGAAATGGATTCTGCTGTGGCAACAGGTTGCTTAACTGCCTGGAGAAAAGCAATTGACGGCAAGGTTGATGAGGCAATATCCGACTTGAAGGCATTGGATAAAGATCATCCAAAGACAGGCACTATCGCCATGATGATGGGTCAAGTCATGGAGCATGCCGGGCGCAAGAAAGAAGCCACTGGTTATTACAAAGAGGCAGTTAATCGCTCTCGCTACAGTTCACTTTACTTGTTCAAGTATGCTGAGCAATTGCGAAAGTCAGGCGATGCTAAGGCGTCGATTCCCGAATATAGAACGCTGCTTAAGCAAACGCCGAATTTCGCACCGGCTCATTTAGGTTTGGCCCAATCATTAATTGCTCTCGACAAGAATTCCAAAGAGGCGCGCGAAGAGATTAAACAAGCTCTTATTCTTGAACCGGAAAATACCGACGCTAAGCGACTTTCCAAGCAAGTCGGATTGAACCCATAAATGTTATAAATAAGGTGTACGCATTTGTTGCCAGGTGCATTAGCGCTTGAGAGCAACGCTCAAATGAGGATATGCCTTATGGTAAAAGAAAAAACAGAGTTGGACGCAATGGCATCCGGCGCTGAGGAACTCAGAATTGATGGGTTTGATCACGTCGAATTTTACGTAGGTAATGCCCTGCAGGCGGCTTACTACTACCATAAAGGTTTTGGCTTTGATGTAGTTGGCTATCGCGGACCGGAAACAGGTGTGCGTGACACAGCTTCTTACGTGTTGAAGCAAAACAATGTAACTCTGGTTTTGACAAGCGCATTACATCCTGGTCACCCGATTGCTGAACATGTTCATCGTCATGGTGATGGCGTGAAGTGCGTCGGCATGAAAGTACAAGATGCTCGCAAGACGTATGAGACAGCCATATCACGCGGTGCTAAAGGTGTTGGTAATCCGGTTGAGTACAAAGGCGAAGATGGAACCTATGTTTCCGCATCCGTGCAGACATATGGCGACACCATCCACACCTTTGTTGAAAGAAAAGATTACACAGGTGCCTTTGCTCCTGATTACAAAGGCAAAAAGAAATCTGCCGGCAATATTGGGCTTACTTACATTGATCACATCGTTGGCAACGTAGAAGCACAACGTATGGAATCTTGGGTTGACTTCTACAAGAAAGTATTCGGATTTTACGTCTACCAATACTTTGATGCTAAGGACATAAGCACACAGTATTCGGCATTGGTTTCCAAAGTTATGGCCAACAAGAGCGGCACAATCAAGCTGCCTATCAACGAGCCGGCACCAGGCGTTGGCAAGTCACAGATACAAGAGTATCTCGATTATTACTTGGCTCCCGGTGTTCAACATATTGCCATTGGTACGAAAGATATTATTGCCACAGTTGCACAATTGCGTGATCGCGGCATCGATTTCTTGACGGTACCGCATTCTTATTACGAAGCTTTGCCGGAACGCGTTGGTAAAATCGACGAGGATTTGGAAGAGCTTGAGCGTAACGGCATTCTTGTTGATCGCGAATCCGAAGGCTATTTGCTGCAAATTTTCACCAAGCCGGTTGAAGATAGGCCAACATTGTTCTTTGAGATCATTCAACGCAAAGGTGCGCAAGGGTTCGGCAAAGGCAACTTCAAAGCGCTTTTCGAAGCTGTGGAAAGAGAACAAGCTGCTAGAGGAAATCTCTAATGCCAATTTATCATCGCTTGGGTGAGCTGCCTCCGAAGCGTCATACGCAATTTCGCAAGGCTGACGGCACG
Proteins encoded in this window:
- a CDS encoding 5'-nucleotidase C-terminal domain-containing protein, which gives rise to MPERGNFELSNDRNGHGSFESSSRLAQEASAANTPFWETTGFKQGSSEAVGTFAAGLTGILTFSAGAAMKRYQLLKAGTVALAPVLGGWSKHGVKEGLDSMLHLSGKDKSASTNDYYTGALDAVAGITGSMAEQKASHWYTGYVGRRELTRGSTSAAGGLKHEFASWIKGKSPTGMVSEKAALTEGKRIVSQDVLPQITHNVLRGVAGGFVGSLTWSVPHRAWENRDEINKDATQGTIKTISQIGVDTTLGTLIGGGSAGLITSAIHGKTIGRYFKAHLNGDDGLTRMDVSYFNDGHGQMLGDRNFARANTLMNDLGTKSKTMETNSPIWSEVPEKERTGRWWKQFTGQEPVMENQRTARNYQKRQGGDLENANVSAPWTGWGKGEDEIVRAMDLDVEGWGNHPFDKAGGGSDIVTLPEYINQQNTITGKRRPIVTSNLDLSELPEEAAKNLREIFEPYIVHELKGPNGKPVKAATIGLTTEEGAVGGIKYIDAAKRLKEVLAQVKEEHPDTKIFMVQAHLGDEITRKLAQEFKEVSVIFDAHSHQAYGTVMYVNNGERDVAIIQAGAYLSHIGEYNLAFNPDGSLNKFRTTGRLHAVTKDIKEDPVIKSIIDKRIPKELNDLYAEKYDATATAKYNLDSIRRDENPTANLIVDALVADSQKRIAPDIRPDIITAQSGFIRTGIPGGQELSRFDLCKVIINAGKKSDEELEQVMVNVTGKQFKDMLEFGIADLNAPQDAGIKGFIKQMFNRMLTGKSMPKVDDPQGNLLHMNGSYTFDLSKPVGQRVSKIMLNENGHLAEIEPTRTYRWQTRWHFIDKAHKAGLLGDVPLKDAYKAIDATDYKESIVDAIGDYIRGKILDPKIHGKVEGRIINKTPQPFSLQYGPGPSIPTFSVLSGRDTMSGDQKAH
- the hppD gene encoding 4-hydroxyphenylpyruvate dioxygenase gives rise to the protein MVKEKTELDAMASGAEELRIDGFDHVEFYVGNALQAAYYYHKGFGFDVVGYRGPETGVRDTASYVLKQNNVTLVLTSALHPGHPIAEHVHRHGDGVKCVGMKVQDARKTYETAISRGAKGVGNPVEYKGEDGTYVSASVQTYGDTIHTFVERKDYTGAFAPDYKGKKKSAGNIGLTYIDHIVGNVEAQRMESWVDFYKKVFGFYVYQYFDAKDISTQYSALVSKVMANKSGTIKLPINEPAPGVGKSQIQEYLDYYLAPGVQHIAIGTKDIIATVAQLRDRGIDFLTVPHSYYEALPERVGKIDEDLEELERNGILVDRESEGYLLQIFTKPVEDRPTLFFEIIQRKGAQGFGKGNFKALFEAVEREQAARGNL
- a CDS encoding sulfurtransferase TusA family protein: MNLKLDLRGVACPMNFVKTRLFLDKMAVGDTVEVLLDGGEPVESVSLSVQQEGHAVLATSPSAEGHFVVTIRKDL